The genomic interval TCACAGGCTTTAGAAATAACGCTAAGACTTAGTTTAGCTCCCTCTTGCTTTATCTTATCTAAAAGTTGTAACATACGGCTTGAGCGGGGTTTTTTCGTGATATTATGATCGCAAAGCAAACTTATATATTTCATTTTTTTCCTTTTTTAGAATCTTAAAAGCTATTTTACCCTTTAGGAAATCTTTTTAGCAACTCTAAAAAATAGAGAATCTTTACTATACAAGATTCTATAAAACTTTAAGGAAAATATTTAGTTTGAATGTCAATTCTTTCTTAATCCTCAATACCAACTCGGGAGTGTTTCAAGGCTTAAAGCATCATCAAACATATAAGCTGTGTTTACAATTTTTGATACCTGCCAAGATTCTAAAGAGGCATTAAAAAAATAGGCATTTTCAAAACAGCTTATAAAGTCCTCGACTTGTGAGACATTCCACTTTTCTATCCCGCTAAAATCCCTCCTACAAGAGCGGCAAAATAAATATTTCATACTTGTTACCTTGCTTGCATCAAGCTGACTTAATGGAATCTCCTCTATTCTGGCAAACATTTTCAAGGTCTCATTATCTACTTCAATGACTTCTCCCCTCTTGATAGAATCTAAGCTACTCATAAATCTTTGCAAAGCTTTAAAATACGCTAACGCTTCTTCATCCTCTTTAAATATACTCCCATAGGCATTGCCCTTTGTAGTTAATATAATGTATTCCTCAATCTTTTTTTGCAAAAAGCTCTCAAAGTCCTCTCCTTTGTCGTTTTTCCTGCCCTTATGCAGTCCAAGAAAGAGGGCATATTCTAAAACTTCATAAGTTGTATCCTCAAACATCGCAAAGACAAAAGGCACGATTCTTTGAGTTTTTGGCTGTGTATGTACAGAGTCAGTATCTAGCAAGTCTACCCCATCCTTGCCTAAAAAAGCGAGATTTATTCCACCTTGTGGTGCTAATCCTGAAAAGCTAGAATCTAGCACTTCTATATCAAAGAGCTTATTTCTTAAGGCATAAATAAAGGCTTGCTGGGATTCCCTACCGCTTCGTCTGCAACGCTCTATCCCGTCATAAAACGTAATGCCTGTGGAGTAGATTGCATCCACACTAAAACCCTGCGCAATAAGTAACTCCCACATTATCCTTAGCATTTCATCTTTTTTGCACTTAAAGCCCAAAGCATCAGCAAAATGCACTTCAATATTAAACATATTATCCCAATCATATCTTAAGTGATTGAGATGTTTTCGCGTAAAGGCTATACCATTTTTCACTAGCACTGCAGCAATATCGCTCCTACCCGCACTGATAGCATATTTTAAAAAGTCTAGTCTGCTTTGCTGCATACCTAACACGACACTTTTGTCTTTGGCATTGTCAATGAGAAATTCCACAAGCTCCAAAGGCAGGAAAGTTGATACTTCTATGTCTTGGCTATAAGATTCTCCTCTAATCTCTATCCTTGCACTCCAGCTATCATCTTTTAAGCAGGTTTTAAAGACTTTGTATAAATCTTTATCGCTGATTTTCCTGCCTTTTTTTGCAATAAGGATATTTTGTAGTGCTTCTAGTGCTTTTTGGTAAATCCCCACATAGTAAGCTATCTCTCTATCACTCTCTGCGTCCTCGATAAAGGCACAAATTGACTTAATGTCTGTAAGTTCCATATTATTCCTCCTATGACAAATCCTTTGTGTCCGCGCATTATATCGTTTTTTTTTTTTTTGTAAATGCAAGATTGTATATTCAATCATAATAAATTGTATTAGCTCAAAGTGTTAAATTCATCATTTAATCTTTTTAGATATTCATTTTTTGCACTTCAATATCTTGATTTTTAGAATCTGCTGCTTGAAGCGGAGTAAAGAATTGATATATCACATAAATAACAAAAAAATAAGAGAAGAAAATTTGCATTATTTTCCTTGATTTTTTTATAAAAAATTGCTAGATTCTAAGCTTTAAATACCAAATTCACGCTTAAATGCGCACAAAGGATTTTCAATGATAGCTCAAAATATTACCGAACTCATTGGCAACACTCCGATTTTACAACTTCAGCAATTTGCTCCAAATCTTTATGGCAAATGCGAGTTTTTAAACCCAAGCCATTCTGTTAAAGACCGCCCCGCATATGCAATGATAGATGAGGCTCTAAAGACAGGCAAAATCACAAAAGATACAACTATTGTAGAATGCACAAGCGGCAATATGGGCATATCTCTCGCTATGATTTGTGCTTCTCTTGGATTAAAAATCATCATCACTATGCCAGAATCTATGAGCATAGAAAGACGCAAGATGATAGCTTTGTTTGGTGCGAATCTTGTGCTTACTCCTGCAAGTGAGGGTATGCAAGGTGCGCTCAATAAGGCTCAAGAAATTTTAGATTCCACACCAAACTCATTTATGCCAAGTCAATTTGATAATCTCGCTAACAAAGAAATGCACAAACGCACTACTGCACTAGAGATTTATAAAAGCTTTGAGGGAAGTTTGGATTATTTTGTGGCAGGATTTGGCACAGGTGGGACAATTAGCGGTGTAGGCGAAGTGCTTAAAGAGAAGATTCCATCTATTAAAATTATTGGTGTAGAGCCTGCTGCTTCACCACTGCTTAGCAAAGGACAAGCGGGACCACATAAGATTCAAGGCATTGGCGCGAACTTTATCCCTAAAATCCTTAATCGCGATGTGATAGATTCTATTGAAGTTGTAGAAAATGAAGTCGCTATTAAAATGGCTCAAAATTTAGGCAAAATCGGCGTAATGGTTGGAATTTCTAGTGGCGCAAATGTCGCAGCTGCACTTGAAATTGCCAAAAACAATCCAAATAAAAAAGTGCTTACTATGCTTAATGACACAGCAGAGCGATACCTTTCAACGGATTTATTTAATACGCTTTAAACCTTGAATGCTACTAAAAGCGGTGGATAATGAGACTTTGGCAATGCTTCCTTGATACAAGCAAAGTAACAAGAGTTTGAAAACCGCATTCTCACTCTCATATCTCCGTCTTTAAAACCGCGCCATTTGCGGCGTTGCTCACAAGCAAAGAGTATCTTTTAAGCCATTTGCTTTTTATCTCTTTTTTTATAGGCTTCCATTGCGTGCGGCGAGATTCTATAATCTTAGAATCCACAAGCAATTCCAATGTGCCTTTTGAAACTGAAATTGCGATTTTGTCTCCGTCCTCAATGAGCGCGATTAATCCTCCTTCTGCTGCTTCTGGGCTAATATGCCCGATACAGCCTCCCCTTGTCGCACCACTAAAGCGCCCATCGGTAATGAGTGCGACAGATTCACCAAGTCCCATTCCCATAATGAGGCTTGTGGGAGTGAGCATTTCTTGCATTCCCGGTCCCCCTTTGGGTCCCTCATAGCGGATTACTACAACATTCCCCGCTTTTACCTTGCCTCCCGCAATGCCTTTAATCGCTTCCTCTTGCGAATTAAAGCACACCGCACTTCCCTCAAATTCTTTCATAGATTCTGCCACTGCGGCGACCTTGAGCACCGCTCCTTCACGCGCTAAATTACCATAAAGAATCTTTAGCCCACCTACCGGCGAATACGCGTTTTCATTGTGTCGGATAACGCTAGAATCTACAATCTGTGCGTTTGCAATGCGTTCTCCCAAAGTCTCGCCTGTAATTGTGAGTGCGTCTAAATAGAGAATAGAATCTGCGGAATGACTGCCCAAAGACGCATTTCTTTTTGCAACTTCATTCATTACTGCCGACACGCCCCCTGCGCGATTGATGTCTTCCATATGGATTGTGCTTAATGCTGGAGCAATTTTAGCGATATGCGCTACTTGAGAGGCAATGGCATTGATAGAATCTAAGTTGAAATCCACCTCCGCCTCTTTAGCAATAGCTAACATATGCAAGATTGTGTTTGTGCTACCACCCATTGCCATATCCACGACAAAGGCATTATGCACAGCCTTTTTATTGAGGATATTGCGGAATCTAAACTGCTCGGTTTTACGCTCATCTAGGGCAATTTCTACAATTCTACGCGCAGCTTTGCGTAAAAGCTCCTCACGCTCCTTGCTTAAGGCTAAAATCGTGCCATTTCCCGGCAGCGCAACCCCCATTGCCTCACAAAGCGTATTCATAGAGTTTGCAGTAAACATTCCACTACAGCTCCCACCGCCCGGACACGCATTGCATTCTATCTCGTGTAGCCTTTTTTCGCTAATCTTGCCCTCTGCGAATGCTCCCACCGCTTCAAAAGCAGAATTTAAATCCAAAATTGTGCCGTCCTCTAGCTTCCCGGCTTTCATTGGACCACCACTCACAAAGATAGTTGGCACATTCACGCGCAACGCACCCATAAGCATTCCGGGCACGATTTTATCGCAATTTGGGATACAAATCATCGCATCTAGCGAGTGCGCGTTCATCATTGTTTCAATAGAATCTGCAATCAGCTCACGACTAGGCAAAGAGTAGAGCATACCGCTATGCCCCATTGCGATGCCATCATCTACGCCAATGGTATTAAATTCAAAAGGCACGCCCCCAGCAGCGCGAATCTCCTCTTTGATAATCTGCGCATAGCGGTTTAAGAAAAAATGCCCGGGAATAATGTCAATATAACTATTTGCAATGCCGATAAAGGGTTTATTAAAATCTTCATCTTTTAGCCCTGTGGCACGCAATAAACTTCTATGAGGGGCTCTTTGATAGCCCTTTTTCACAATGTCGCTTCGCATAAATCTCCTTTAGAGTTTTCTAAAATGCCATTATAAGTGAAATCTTTGAAAATATCATAAATCAATAAGGAATCAAAGGTTTATGCAAATTCCTTTACCAAGCTTGGCTTATTTGCACTCATAAAGTGAAATTTATTATGCACACTTTTAAGTTCCATAAACAAAGAATGAGAAATCTCTAGCCCTACCTTATTTTCCTCATCTTTGCCTTTATTATGAGCTTTTTCTAGTTTTTGCACCCATTCATTTGGTATATATACACCCGGAAGCTTATCGCGCAAAAAAAGTGCCGTTTTGTAGCTTAAAACAGGAAAAAATCCAAGCACAAGTGCGCTTTTGATATTACATTCACTCTTAATCTCTTCAAGGCTTTGAAGTAAAAATTCCGCTGCATTAAGAGAATAAACAGGCTGTGTAAAAAGAGCGTGAATCTCGCAACTGCTTAATTTTTTACGCATTTTATTTTTTAGCGATAAAGGATTATTCGCATACGCATTTATCACTTGAAAATTATAGATTCTTTTAATGTTTTCTTTAAGAGACTTGCCATTGAGTGCTCTGCCACAATTTAACTCATCAATGATATGTCCGAGTTTAAGAGAATTATCCTCAAACACACCCTTTGATTGTAAGCAATCTCCATTTTTAATGCTATCGCCTGTGAGTGTCAAAAAAGTGCGCAATCCTAACTCATTAACACTTAAAATATCGCCACATAAAGCGATAGAGTTCCTATCTCTCATTGAAATTGTGCAAATAACAGGCTTTTGGAGTGCATTTTGAAACTTAAGAGAACTTAAGATTGATGAAGGTTTAAAACGAGCTAAAGGCGAATCTGTGCAAACAAAAGCATGAGCAAGTTTAAGTGTTTTTAAATCTTCTAGTAAATTCTCATCAAACCTACCACTTATACTTGGAGCAATCTCTACACTCAAAAAAGGCTCTGTAGAGTGAAGTTGCTCTATGAGGGATTCTATGTCATACATATCTATTTACCATTATCATAGAATCTATTTCACACTTATAAAGCTGCTCGCACACTCTTAACAGCTTCTACAATGTTTTTCAAACTTGGCTTTACTTCTTCCCATTTGCGCGTTTTAAGCCCACAATCTGGATTAATCCATAGCTGCTCTTTAGGCAATACTTCAAGCAAAGCCTTAATTTGCACATTAAGTTCCTCCACACTTGGGATTCTAGGACTATGTATATCATATACACCCGGTCCTACTTCGTGTGTATAACCCACTTGTTTAAAGACTTTTAATAGCTCATTGCCACTTCTTGCTGTTTCAATGCTTATCACATCAGCATCAAGGGCTTCAATGGTTTTAATAATATCATTAAACTCACTATAACACATATGGGTATGAATCTGGGTTTGAGGAAGTGCTACTGCGGTAGAAATCTTAAAGCACTCTAATGCCCAAGTCTCATACGCTTTGATATTTTCGCTACGCAATGGATACCCCTCTTTGAAAGCAGCTTCATCAACTTGAATGATTTTAATTCCACCCTTTTGCAAATCATCAATTTCATCAGCAATAGCTAGAGATATTTGCCTACACACCGCACTTCTCTCTAAGTCATCTCGCACAAAACTCCAATTTAAAATTGTAACAGGACCTGTGAGCATTCCTTTCATCACCTTTTGTGTAAGGCTTTGCGCAAATTTACTCCACTCTAATGTCATAGGCTTTGGACGAGCCACATCACCAAAAATAATCGGTGGTTTTACACAGCGACTGCCATAGCTTTGCACCCACGCATTTTGACTAAACACAAATCCTTCTAATTGCTCGCCAAAATACTCCACCATATCATTTCGCTCCGGCTCTCCGTGCACAAGCACATCAATGCCAATTTCTTCTTGGAACTTCACACAATCTCTAATATAAGTTTTTATACCCTCTTCATATTGCGCCTTATTTATCTCGCCTTTTTTGTAATTAAGACGCAATGCTCTAAGTTCAGGCGTTTGGGGAAAAGAACCAATTGTAGTTGTCGGTAGGATAGGAAAATTAAACTGCTCTTTTTGAAGCTTAATGCGCTGCGCAAATGGCACACTTCTTTGATTTTGTGTGTGATTTTGGACACGCTCTCTCACAGCCTTGTTATTTGTTTTATCTGAATTTTTACGCGTAGCATTTATATTTTTATTTTCTTGTAAAAAACCTTGAATTTGATTATCCACACGCCCTTTAAATACGCTCTCCAACACACTGATTTCTTGAATTTTTTCCTGCGCAAAACTAAACCAAGAGAGAATTTGAGAATCTATTTTTTCTTCACCCTCTTTACTAAAAGGCACGTGCAAAAGTGAGCAAGAGCTGCTTACCACGATGCGATCTTTGGGGATAAATGTCGCTATATGCTCTAAAAGAGCAAGTTTGGATTCTATATCTGCCACCCAAATATTGCGTCCATCTATTACCCCAGCGTAGAGCACCTTATTGCTTTTACCAATAAGTTCTAAAGATTGCTTATTTTTTTCTCCATAAATAAAATCTAATCCAATGCCATAAATATCTGTTTGGAGTAAAATCTCACTTAGCTCATTGCTATGCTCAAAAAATGTGCTTACAATGGCTTTGATACCTTTTTTGCTTATTTCATTATAAACACACTCTAGCACAGACCTATCATAAACGCAATGCAAAGATTCAAAAAGCTCTTTATTATCCTTAAATCCAAGTGCAAAAATAGGCTCACTAAATTCTACCACTACATCACTGCCAAGCGCTGAAATCTCATCTATTAAATCCATATATGCGTTTTTTAACTTATTAAATATCGCCGCTGCATCACCTTTAACAATCTTACTCAAACCAAAAAAGGTAAAAAGTCCAATAAGTGAAATTTTAGGCTGATAACCTAAAGCTAAAGCCTCATTATATTGTGCTTTAATATTTTCTATATTTGCTTTGTAATCATCATCATCGCTTAATTCTGGCACTACATAATGATAGTTAGTATTAAACCATTTTGTCATTTCACAAGCCACACCCTTTTGATGTCCTCTCGCCATTGCAAAATAGCCCTCTAATCCCTCCAAATCCTTAAATCTATATGGTTTGGCATTGAGTGCATAAGCTAAATCTAATACATTATCATAGAGACTAAAATCATTGACACATACATAATCAAGTCCTTTTTGTATTTCCCAATGCTTTGCTCTTAAACTTTTTGCTACAGATTCTAATTCTTGACTACTACACTTTCCACTCCAAAAGCTCTCTAGTGCTTTTTTTAACTCTCTATTTTTCCCAATACGTGGAAACCCTAAAATGCTGCTCATAATATCTCCTTTGAAATAAATTTCCATATTTTCGCATAAAATTTATAAATACAATATGTAATTTTATTTTTTTGTTGAGATTTTTAGAGAATCTAGTGCGCCAAAACTGCTCAAAGCCCTTGATATAAGCATTTTACAAAAGATACAAAAAGTAACAAATACAATATGTAATTTTATTTTTTTGTTGAAAAATGAATGAAATTCTATATTTTACCTATCACTTATCCCACAAGCGAAATCCTACACCTATGCGTTCGCTGCGCATTTTATACTCAAACATATTATCCCCATATCCATTTATATATTGAATATAAATCCCTATATTATCACTCGCACGCAGTGTATAGCCCAACTCAAAATAAGGATAATACCTCCGCGCGATAGGCGGACGCATATATAATTCAAGCAAATTACGATTACTCTTATAATACAATCCTATATCATTATACCCACGATAAAGGGCTAAATCAGGATTATCTGCCATAAAACCATCAAGATGTTTGCCTATATACACCCACGCACCTAGCTTAATACCAAATACACTTTGTGGTGCTATGTCATACT from Helicobacter hepaticus ATCC 51449 carries:
- a CDS encoding methylenetetrahydrofolate reductase gives rise to the protein MYDIESLIEQLHSTEPFLSVEIAPSISGRFDENLLEDLKTLKLAHAFVCTDSPLARFKPSSILSSLKFQNALQKPVICTISMRDRNSIALCGDILSVNELGLRTFLTLTGDSIKNGDCLQSKGVFEDNSLKLGHIIDELNCGRALNGKSLKENIKRIYNFQVINAYANNPLSLKNKMRKKLSSCEIHALFTQPVYSLNAAEFLLQSLEEIKSECNIKSALVLGFFPVLSYKTALFLRDKLPGVYIPNEWVQKLEKAHNKGKDEENKVGLEISHSLFMELKSVHNKFHFMSANKPSLVKEFA
- the ilvD gene encoding dihydroxy-acid dehydratase; this encodes MRSDIVKKGYQRAPHRSLLRATGLKDEDFNKPFIGIANSYIDIIPGHFFLNRYAQIIKEEIRAAGGVPFEFNTIGVDDGIAMGHSGMLYSLPSRELIADSIETMMNAHSLDAMICIPNCDKIVPGMLMGALRVNVPTIFVSGGPMKAGKLEDGTILDLNSAFEAVGAFAEGKISEKRLHEIECNACPGGGSCSGMFTANSMNTLCEAMGVALPGNGTILALSKEREELLRKAARRIVEIALDERKTEQFRFRNILNKKAVHNAFVVDMAMGGSTNTILHMLAIAKEAEVDFNLDSINAIASQVAHIAKIAPALSTIHMEDINRAGGVSAVMNEVAKRNASLGSHSADSILYLDALTITGETLGERIANAQIVDSSVIRHNENAYSPVGGLKILYGNLAREGAVLKVAAVAESMKEFEGSAVCFNSQEEAIKGIAGGKVKAGNVVVIRYEGPKGGPGMQEMLTPTSLIMGMGLGESVALITDGRFSGATRGGCIGHISPEAAEGGLIALIEDGDKIAISVSKGTLELLVDSKIIESRRTQWKPIKKEIKSKWLKRYSLLVSNAANGAVLKTEI
- a CDS encoding BspA family leucine-rich repeat surface protein gives rise to the protein MELTDIKSICAFIEDAESDREIAYYVGIYQKALEALQNILIAKKGRKISDKDLYKVFKTCLKDDSWSARIEIRGESYSQDIEVSTFLPLELVEFLIDNAKDKSVVLGMQQSRLDFLKYAISAGRSDIAAVLVKNGIAFTRKHLNHLRYDWDNMFNIEVHFADALGFKCKKDEMLRIMWELLIAQGFSVDAIYSTGITFYDGIERCRRSGRESQQAFIYALRNKLFDIEVLDSSFSGLAPQGGINLAFLGKDGVDLLDTDSVHTQPKTQRIVPFVFAMFEDTTYEVLEYALFLGLHKGRKNDKGEDFESFLQKKIEEYIILTTKGNAYGSIFKEDEEALAYFKALQRFMSSLDSIKRGEVIEVDNETLKMFARIEEIPLSQLDASKVTSMKYLFCRSCRRDFSGIEKWNVSQVEDFISCFENAYFFNASLESWQVSKIVNTAYMFDDALSLETLPSWY
- the cysK gene encoding cysteine synthase A; the encoded protein is MIAQNITELIGNTPILQLQQFAPNLYGKCEFLNPSHSVKDRPAYAMIDEALKTGKITKDTTIVECTSGNMGISLAMICASLGLKIIITMPESMSIERRKMIALFGANLVLTPASEGMQGALNKAQEILDSTPNSFMPSQFDNLANKEMHKRTTALEIYKSFEGSLDYFVAGFGTGGTISGVGEVLKEKIPSIKIIGVEPAASPLLSKGQAGPHKIQGIGANFIPKILNRDVIDSIEVVENEVAIKMAQNLGKIGVMVGISSGANVAAALEIAKNNPNKKVLTMLNDTAERYLSTDLFNTL
- the metE gene encoding 5-methyltetrahydropteroyltriglutamate--homocysteine S-methyltransferase codes for the protein MSSILGFPRIGKNRELKKALESFWSGKCSSQELESVAKSLRAKHWEIQKGLDYVCVNDFSLYDNVLDLAYALNAKPYRFKDLEGLEGYFAMARGHQKGVACEMTKWFNTNYHYVVPELSDDDDYKANIENIKAQYNEALALGYQPKISLIGLFTFFGLSKIVKGDAAAIFNKLKNAYMDLIDEISALGSDVVVEFSEPIFALGFKDNKELFESLHCVYDRSVLECVYNEISKKGIKAIVSTFFEHSNELSEILLQTDIYGIGLDFIYGEKNKQSLELIGKSNKVLYAGVIDGRNIWVADIESKLALLEHIATFIPKDRIVVSSSCSLLHVPFSKEGEEKIDSQILSWFSFAQEKIQEISVLESVFKGRVDNQIQGFLQENKNINATRKNSDKTNNKAVRERVQNHTQNQRSVPFAQRIKLQKEQFNFPILPTTTIGSFPQTPELRALRLNYKKGEINKAQYEEGIKTYIRDCVKFQEEIGIDVLVHGEPERNDMVEYFGEQLEGFVFSQNAWVQSYGSRCVKPPIIFGDVARPKPMTLEWSKFAQSLTQKVMKGMLTGPVTILNWSFVRDDLERSAVCRQISLAIADEIDDLQKGGIKIIQVDEAAFKEGYPLRSENIKAYETWALECFKISTAVALPQTQIHTHMCYSEFNDIIKTIEALDADVISIETARSGNELLKVFKQVGYTHEVGPGVYDIHSPRIPSVEELNVQIKALLEVLPKEQLWINPDCGLKTRKWEEVKPSLKNIVEAVKSVRAAL